The following are from one region of the Cervus canadensis isolate Bull #8, Minnesota chromosome 21, ASM1932006v1, whole genome shotgun sequence genome:
- the C1R gene encoding complement C1r subcomponent isoform X1 codes for MDREENARRWLLYLLLPVLFYRVGGTIPTPQRLYGEVTSPLFPKPYPNNFERTTVITVPTGYRVKLVFWQFDLEPSEGCFYDYVKISADKKTMGRFCGQLGSPLGNPPGRKEFMSQGNKMLLTFHSDFSNEENGTIMFYKGFLAYYQAVDLDECALQLNSVEEDAPPRCQHLCHNYVGGYFCSCRAGYELQQDGRSCQAECSSELFTEPSGYISSLEYPQPYPPDLRCNYSIRVERGHTLHLQFLEPFEIDDHQQIHCPYDQLQIYVKGRNIGEFCGKQRPEHIDAQSNSVDLLFFTDESGDSRGWKLHYTSEVIKCPQPKTLDSYTIIQDPQPQYQYRDYFIATCKKGYELVEGNKVLLSFTAVCQDDGTWHRAMPRCRIKNCGRPRSLPNGAFNYITREGVNTYEARIQYYCDEPFYKMHTKDGTSESERGLYTCTAQGIWKNELVGEKMPRCLPVCGKPVHPVEQRQRIIGGQRAKLGNFPWQAYTNIHGPGGGALLGDRWIVTAAHTIYPKDHEAQGNPNLDVFLGHINVEDITKLSNHPVRRVIIHPDYRQEESHNFEGDIALLELENSVTLGPNLLPICLPDNETLYDPGLVGYVSGFGIMEERISHNLRFVRLPVARREICERWLQQKNRNDVFSENMFCAGNPATRQDSCQGDSGGVFAVSDKKNDRWVATGIVSWGIGCGEGYGFYTNLLNYVDWIKKVMEAED; via the exons ATGGACCGAGAGGAAAATGCCCGGCG gTGGCTTTTATACCTCCTGCTGCCGGTCCTGTTCTACAGGGTTGGAGGCACCATCCCTACCCCTCAGAGGCTCTACGGGGAGGTGACATCCCCTTTGTTCCCCAAGCCTTACCCTAACAATTTTGAGAGGACCACTGTGATCACAGTACCCACGGGGTACAGGGTGAAGCTTGTCTTCTGGCAGTTTGACCTGGAGCCTTCGGAAGGTTGTTTCTATGACTATGTCAAG ATTTCTGCTGATAAGAAGACCATGGGGAGGTTCTGTGGGCAGCTGGGTTCTCCCCTGGGCAACCccccaggaaggaaggaattCATGTCCCAAGGGAACAAGATGCTGCTGACTTTCCACTCGGACTTCTCCAATGAGGAGAACGGCACCATCATGTTCTACAAGGGCTTCCTGGCATACTACCAAGCCGTGG ACCTGGACGAATGTGCCTTGCAGCTCAACTCGGTTGAGGAGGATGCCCCGCCTCGGTGCCAGCACCTGTGCCACAACTACGTGGGCGGCTATTTCTGCTCCTGCCGCGCAGGCTATGAGCTCCAGCAGGATGGGCGTTCCTGCCAGG CTGAGTGCAGCAGCGAGCTGTTCACGGAGCCCTCCGGCTACATCTCCAGCTTGGAGTACCCCCAACCCTACCCCCCCGACCTGCGCTGCAACTACAGTATCCGGGTAGAGCGGGGCCACACCCTCCACCTCCAATTCCTGGAGCCTTTTGAAATCGACGACCACCAGCAAATACACTGTCCCTACGACCAGCTGCAG ATCTATGTCAAGGGGAGGAACATTGGTGAGTTTTGTGGAAAGCAAAGGCCGGAGCACATTGATGCCCAAAGCAACTCGGTGGACCTGCTCTTCTTCACGGACGAGTCAGGGGACAGCCGGGGCTGGAAGCTGCACTACACTAGTGAAG TCATCAAGTGCCCCCAGCCCAAGACCCTGGACTCATACACCATCATTCAGGACCCGCAGCCTCAATACCAGTACCGGGACTATTTCATCGCCACCTGCAAAAAAGGCTACGAGCTCGTGGAG GGCAACAAGGTGCTCCTGTCCTTCACAGCTGTCTGCCAGGATGATGGCACATGGCACCGAGCCATGCCCAGGTGCAGGA TCAAGAACTGCGGGCGGCCCCGAAGCCTGCCCAACGGGGCCTTCAATTACATCACCAGAGAAGGAGTGAATACCTACGAGGCCCGTATCCAGTACTACTGCGATGAGCCCTTCTACAAGATGCACACCAAAGACGGCACAAGCGAGTCTGAGCGAG GGCTGTACACCTGCACAGCTCAGGGCATTTGGAAGAACGAGCTGGTAGGAGAGAAGATGCCTCGGTGTTTGCCAG TGTGCGGGAAGCCAGTCCACCCCGTGGAGCAGAGGCAACGCATCATTGGAGGCCAGAGGGCCAAGCTGGGCAACTTCCCCTGGCAGGCCTACACCAACATCCACGGGCCCGGGGGTGGCGCACTGCTGGGGGACCGCTGGATCGTCACAGCCGCGCACACCATCTACCCCAAGGACCACGAGGCACAGGGCAACCCCAATTTAGACGTGTTCCTGGGCCACATCAACGTGGAAGATATCACCAAGCTGTCCAACCACCCAGTCCGTAGGGTCATAATCCACCCAGACTACCGCCAGGAAGAGTCCCACAATTTTGAGGGGGACATCGCCCTCCTGGAGCTGGAAAATAGCGTCACCCTAGGCCCCAACCTCCTGCCCATCTGCCTCCCAGACAACGAGACCCTCTATGACCCGGGTCTCGTGGGCTATGTCAGTGGCTTTGGGATCATGGAGGAGAGAATTTCTCACAACCTCAGATTTGTCCGTCTGCCAGTAGCTAGGCGAGAGATTTGCGAGCGCTGGCTCCAGCAAAAAAACAGGAATGATGTGTTTTCTGAAAACATGTTCTGTGCTGGGAACCCAGCCACAAGGCAGGATTCCTGCCAAGGGGATAGTGGAGGGGTCTTTGCAGTGAGTGATAAGAAAAATGACCGCTGGGTGGCCACGGGCATCGTGTCCTGGGGCATCGGGTGTGGTGAAGGGTACGGGTTCTACACCAATCTCCTCAACTACGTGGACTGGATCAAGAAAGTGATGGAAGCAGAAGACTGA
- the C1R gene encoding complement C1r subcomponent isoform X2, whose protein sequence is MWLLYLLLPVLFYRVGGTIPTPQRLYGEVTSPLFPKPYPNNFERTTVITVPTGYRVKLVFWQFDLEPSEGCFYDYVKISADKKTMGRFCGQLGSPLGNPPGRKEFMSQGNKMLLTFHSDFSNEENGTIMFYKGFLAYYQAVDLDECALQLNSVEEDAPPRCQHLCHNYVGGYFCSCRAGYELQQDGRSCQAECSSELFTEPSGYISSLEYPQPYPPDLRCNYSIRVERGHTLHLQFLEPFEIDDHQQIHCPYDQLQIYVKGRNIGEFCGKQRPEHIDAQSNSVDLLFFTDESGDSRGWKLHYTSEVIKCPQPKTLDSYTIIQDPQPQYQYRDYFIATCKKGYELVEGNKVLLSFTAVCQDDGTWHRAMPRCRIKNCGRPRSLPNGAFNYITREGVNTYEARIQYYCDEPFYKMHTKDGTSESERGLYTCTAQGIWKNELVGEKMPRCLPVCGKPVHPVEQRQRIIGGQRAKLGNFPWQAYTNIHGPGGGALLGDRWIVTAAHTIYPKDHEAQGNPNLDVFLGHINVEDITKLSNHPVRRVIIHPDYRQEESHNFEGDIALLELENSVTLGPNLLPICLPDNETLYDPGLVGYVSGFGIMEERISHNLRFVRLPVARREICERWLQQKNRNDVFSENMFCAGNPATRQDSCQGDSGGVFAVSDKKNDRWVATGIVSWGIGCGEGYGFYTNLLNYVDWIKKVMEAED, encoded by the exons AT gTGGCTTTTATACCTCCTGCTGCCGGTCCTGTTCTACAGGGTTGGAGGCACCATCCCTACCCCTCAGAGGCTCTACGGGGAGGTGACATCCCCTTTGTTCCCCAAGCCTTACCCTAACAATTTTGAGAGGACCACTGTGATCACAGTACCCACGGGGTACAGGGTGAAGCTTGTCTTCTGGCAGTTTGACCTGGAGCCTTCGGAAGGTTGTTTCTATGACTATGTCAAG ATTTCTGCTGATAAGAAGACCATGGGGAGGTTCTGTGGGCAGCTGGGTTCTCCCCTGGGCAACCccccaggaaggaaggaattCATGTCCCAAGGGAACAAGATGCTGCTGACTTTCCACTCGGACTTCTCCAATGAGGAGAACGGCACCATCATGTTCTACAAGGGCTTCCTGGCATACTACCAAGCCGTGG ACCTGGACGAATGTGCCTTGCAGCTCAACTCGGTTGAGGAGGATGCCCCGCCTCGGTGCCAGCACCTGTGCCACAACTACGTGGGCGGCTATTTCTGCTCCTGCCGCGCAGGCTATGAGCTCCAGCAGGATGGGCGTTCCTGCCAGG CTGAGTGCAGCAGCGAGCTGTTCACGGAGCCCTCCGGCTACATCTCCAGCTTGGAGTACCCCCAACCCTACCCCCCCGACCTGCGCTGCAACTACAGTATCCGGGTAGAGCGGGGCCACACCCTCCACCTCCAATTCCTGGAGCCTTTTGAAATCGACGACCACCAGCAAATACACTGTCCCTACGACCAGCTGCAG ATCTATGTCAAGGGGAGGAACATTGGTGAGTTTTGTGGAAAGCAAAGGCCGGAGCACATTGATGCCCAAAGCAACTCGGTGGACCTGCTCTTCTTCACGGACGAGTCAGGGGACAGCCGGGGCTGGAAGCTGCACTACACTAGTGAAG TCATCAAGTGCCCCCAGCCCAAGACCCTGGACTCATACACCATCATTCAGGACCCGCAGCCTCAATACCAGTACCGGGACTATTTCATCGCCACCTGCAAAAAAGGCTACGAGCTCGTGGAG GGCAACAAGGTGCTCCTGTCCTTCACAGCTGTCTGCCAGGATGATGGCACATGGCACCGAGCCATGCCCAGGTGCAGGA TCAAGAACTGCGGGCGGCCCCGAAGCCTGCCCAACGGGGCCTTCAATTACATCACCAGAGAAGGAGTGAATACCTACGAGGCCCGTATCCAGTACTACTGCGATGAGCCCTTCTACAAGATGCACACCAAAGACGGCACAAGCGAGTCTGAGCGAG GGCTGTACACCTGCACAGCTCAGGGCATTTGGAAGAACGAGCTGGTAGGAGAGAAGATGCCTCGGTGTTTGCCAG TGTGCGGGAAGCCAGTCCACCCCGTGGAGCAGAGGCAACGCATCATTGGAGGCCAGAGGGCCAAGCTGGGCAACTTCCCCTGGCAGGCCTACACCAACATCCACGGGCCCGGGGGTGGCGCACTGCTGGGGGACCGCTGGATCGTCACAGCCGCGCACACCATCTACCCCAAGGACCACGAGGCACAGGGCAACCCCAATTTAGACGTGTTCCTGGGCCACATCAACGTGGAAGATATCACCAAGCTGTCCAACCACCCAGTCCGTAGGGTCATAATCCACCCAGACTACCGCCAGGAAGAGTCCCACAATTTTGAGGGGGACATCGCCCTCCTGGAGCTGGAAAATAGCGTCACCCTAGGCCCCAACCTCCTGCCCATCTGCCTCCCAGACAACGAGACCCTCTATGACCCGGGTCTCGTGGGCTATGTCAGTGGCTTTGGGATCATGGAGGAGAGAATTTCTCACAACCTCAGATTTGTCCGTCTGCCAGTAGCTAGGCGAGAGATTTGCGAGCGCTGGCTCCAGCAAAAAAACAGGAATGATGTGTTTTCTGAAAACATGTTCTGTGCTGGGAACCCAGCCACAAGGCAGGATTCCTGCCAAGGGGATAGTGGAGGGGTCTTTGCAGTGAGTGATAAGAAAAATGACCGCTGGGTGGCCACGGGCATCGTGTCCTGGGGCATCGGGTGTGGTGAAGGGTACGGGTTCTACACCAATCTCCTCAACTACGTGGACTGGATCAAGAAAGTGATGGAAGCAGAAGACTGA